In one window of Acanthochromis polyacanthus isolate Apoly-LR-REF ecotype Palm Island chromosome 8, KAUST_Apoly_ChrSc, whole genome shotgun sequence DNA:
- the LOC127535116 gene encoding 5E5 antigen-like: MSRAESPFRWAAWGSDWTWMSRAESPFRWAAWGSDWTWMSRAESPFRWAAWGSDWTWMSRAESPFRWAAWGSDWTWMSRAESPFRWAARGSDWTWMSRAESPFRWAARGSDWTWMSRAESPFRWAARSRLGKPEGPFRGTARRRDRPRPDRAEGPLQRVAWRPDGPGLDRQGGSFRGTARGPDRQGGSFRGTARGPDRQAGPLRWDAPRPDRAEGPLRRTAPRPDRAEGPLRRTAPRPDRAEGPLRRTAPRPDRAEGPLRRTAPRPDRAEGPLRRTAPRPDRAEGPGWRLDWGRSRVRWVLRGRSRVRWVLRGRSRVRWVLRGRSRMGSARPLHGLGGDPRSLQNRRGSRKRRRGVDGLLRERRRGVDGLLRERRRGVDGLLRERRRGVDGLLRERRRGVDGLLRERRRGVDGLLRERRRRRREGAEPPKGLREGFMAF, from the exons atgagcagggcagagagtccgttccggtgggcggcctgggggtcggactggacgtggatgagcagggcagagagtccgttccggtgggcggcctgggggtcggactggacgtggatgagcagggcagagagtccgttccggtgggcggcctgggggtcggactggacgtggatgagcagggcagagagtccgttccggtgggcggcctgggggtcggactggacgtggatgagcagggcagagagtccgttccggtgggcggcccgggggtcggactggacgtggatgagcagggcagagagtccgttccggtgggcggcccgggggtcggactggacgtggatgagcagggcagagagtccgttccggtgggcggcccggtcgaggctgggcaagccggagggtccgtttcGGGGGACGGCCCGAAGGCGGGACAG GCCGAGACCGGACCGGGCGGAGGGCCCGCTTCAGAGGGTGGCCTGGCGGCCGGACGGGCCAGGACTTGACAGACAGGGTGGATCGTTCAgggggacggcccgggggccggacagacagggtGGATCGTTCAgggggacggcccgggggccggacagacaggcgggacCGCTCCGGTGGGACGCTccgaggccggacagggcagaggggccgctccggcggacggctccgaggccggacagggcagaggggccgctccggcggacggctccgaggccggacagggcagaggggccgctccggcggacggctccgaggccggacagggcagaggggccgctccggcggacggctccgaggccggacagggcagaggggccgctccggcggacggctccgaggccggacagggcagaggggccgggCTGGAGGCTGGactgggggcggagccgggtccggtgggtcctccgggggcggagccgggtccggtgggtcctccgggggcggagccgggtccggtgggtcctccgggggcggagcaggaTGGGAAGCGCAAGGCCTCTTCATGGACTTGGGGGAGACCCCAGATCCCTCCAAAACCGCCGAGGCTCCAGgaagcggaggcggggcgtcgacggcctcctcagggagcggaggcggggcgtcgacggcctcctcagggagcggaggcggggcgtcgacggcctcctcagggagcggaggcggggcgtcgacggcctcctcagggagcggaggcggggcgtcgacggcctcctcagggagcggaggcggggcgtcgacggcctcctcagggagcggaggcggcgCAGGAGGGAAGGCGCAGAGCCTCCTAAGGGGCTCAGGGAAGGCTTTATGGCCTTCTAA